From the Lolium rigidum isolate FL_2022 chromosome 2, APGP_CSIRO_Lrig_0.1, whole genome shotgun sequence genome, one window contains:
- the LOC124685829 gene encoding uncharacterized protein LOC124685829 has protein sequence MTSPPSSSSRFPSPGRPDQWACARCTLCNPGSLAACDACGAARPEASDLGAVAGGSSLPPQWICARCTLSNPKSLATCGACAAARPAEVEAADDADALDLSAIAGAAFLPLRGCSRKRARAASPDVVVDEGAGSDQKEETTAEKEEVNAEAHLDKKTIKVMTYNLWFREDLELSKRMKAIGDLIQHHDPDLICFQEVTSNIYQLLQKSGWWQEYKCTLSDNLAMYMDRPYFCMQMSKLPVISVKCLPFGNSIMGRELSISEIKIEGAIKLVLATSHLESPCRWDQMYSKERVTQANESMRILGRFRNVIFGGDMNWDDKGDGPFPLPDGWTDPWDELKPGDEGWTYDTKANGMLTGNRKLQKRMDRFVCKLPDFKIDAIEMIGKEAIPGLSYMKEKKVGKNVRQLELPVLPSDHFGLVLSISYGPSG, from the exons atgacctcgccgccctcttcctcgTCGAGGTTCCCCTCTCCAGGACGGCCGGACCAGTGGGCCTGCGCCCGCTGCACGCTCTGCAACCCCGGGAGCCTCGCCGCCTGCGACGCGTGCGGCGCCGCGCGCCCCGAAGCCTCGGATCTGGGCGccgtcgccggcggctcgtcgctcCCGCCCCAGTGGATCTGCGCCCGCTGCACGCTCTCCAACCCCAAGAGCCTCGCCACCTGCGGCGcgtgcgccgccgcgcgccccgcGGAGGTGGAGGCTGCTGACGACGCCGACGCGCTGGACCTGTCCGCCATCGCCGGCGCCGCGTTCCTCCCGCTCCGTGGCTGCTCCAGGAAGAGGGCTCGCGCGGCGTCACCGGACGTCGTCGTCGATGAGGGCGCCGGCTCGGACCAGAAGGAGGAGACGACTGCCGAAAAGGAGGAAG TGAATGCTGAGGCTCATTTGGATAAGAAGACCATCAAAGTCATGACATACAACCTATGGTTTCGGGAGGATTTGGAACTGAGCAAAAGGATGAAAGCTATTGGAGATCTTATTCAGCACCACGACCCAGATCTTATATGTTTCCAG GAGGTTACATCAAACATATATCAGCTTCTCCAAAAATCTGGCTGGTGGCAAGAGTACAAATGCACCTTGTCAGATAACTTAGCCATGTACATGGACAGGCCATATTTCTGCATGCAG ATGAGCAAGTTGCCGGTGATTTCTGTTAAATGCCTACCATTTGGTAACTCAATAATGGGAAGAGAGCTCTCCATTTCAGAAATCAAAATTGAAGGTGCCATCAAGCTGGTGTTGGCTACAAGCCACCTAGAGAGTCCATGCCGGTGGGATCAGATGTACAGCAAGGAACGAGTCACCCAGGCAAATGAATCTATGAGGATCTTGGGTCGCTTCCGCAATGTAATATTTGGTGGAGACATGAACTGGGATGACAAAGGAGATGGGCCGTTTCCTCTGCCGGATGGCTGGACTGATCCTTGGGACGAGCTGAAGCCAGGTGACGAAGGCTGGACGTACGACACCAAAGCTAATGGCATGCTAACAGGCAACCGCAAGTTACAGAAGAGGATGGATCGGTTCGTATGCAAGTTGCCAGATTTCAAGATTGACGCTATCGAGATGATTGGGAAGGAGGCTATACCTGGACTATCGTACATGAAGGAGAAGAAAGTCGGCAAGAATGTCCGCCAGCTGGAATTGCCTGTGTTACCTAGCGAC